Proteins found in one Arachis stenosperma cultivar V10309 chromosome 8, arast.V10309.gnm1.PFL2, whole genome shotgun sequence genomic segment:
- the LOC130946625 gene encoding NAC domain-containing protein 83-like produces MMSKKMRFVKKNKNGVRLLPPGFRFQPTEEELLFQYLKCKVFSFQLPASIIPEINVCNYDPWDLPGNNNNYGGEQEERYLFSSKEVKYRNGNRMNRITKSGYWKATGSDKRIISTSSNNNNNNNIVGIRKTLVFYHGKSPNGSRTHWIMREYRLVTTPSNSSQKYVEDLGNWVLCRIFMKKRSIESQHHMVNKINNNVVEVANNNNNKPIFFDFMRLYDSPTSSSSSSSSSCLTSDFITQV; encoded by the exons atgatGAGCAAGAAGATGAGGTTTGTTAAGAAGAACAAGAATGGAGTGAGATTATTGCCACCTGGATTTAGGTTCCAACCAACAGAAGAGGAGCTTCTATTTCAGTATTTGAAATGCAAGGTTTTCTCTTTTCAGTTGCCAGCTTCAATCATTCCTGAGATCAATGTATGCAACTATGATCCTTGGGATTTGCCAG ggaataataataattatggTGGGGAGCAAGAAGAGAGATACTTGTTCAGCTCAAAGGAAGTTAAGTATAGAAACGGTAACCGAATGAACAGAATAACGAAATCTGGATATTGGAAAGCAACTGGATCAGACAAAAGAATAATTTCAACATcatccaataataataataataataatattgttgGGATAAGAAAAACTCTTGTATTCTATCATGGAAAATCTCCAAATGGCTCTAGAACTCATTGGATCATGCGTGAGTATCGACTTGTCACTACTCCTTCTAATTCATCCCAG AAGTATGTAGAAGACTTAGGGAATTGGGTTCTTTGCCGCATATTCATGAAGAAAAGAAGCATAGAAAGTCAACATCACATGGtcaacaaaattaataataatgttGTGGAGGtggctaataataataataataagccAATATTCTTTGATTTTATGAGGCTATATGACTCGCCaacatcttcttcttcatcctcatcttcttcttgtttaaCTTCTGATTTCATAACTCAAGTGTAA
- the LOC130943617 gene encoding ubiquitin-conjugating enzyme E2 27, whose translation MIDFARVQKELVECGKDAEGSGIKVTPKSDNLVLLLGTIPGPIGTPYEGGVFKIDITLPDGYPFEPPKMQFSTKVWHPNISSQSGAICLDILKDQWSPALTLKTALLSVQALLSAPQPDDPQDAVVAQQYLKDYQTFVNTARYWTESFAKPTSLGIEDKVQKLVEMGFPEAQVRNILEAVGGDENLALERLL comes from the exons atgATAGACTTTGCGCGCGTGCAGAAGGAGCTGGTGGAATGTGGTAAGGACGCTGAGGGATCGGGAATCAAGGTCACACCTAAATCCGATAACCTCGTTCTCCTCCTCGGAACCATTCCCGGTCCTATCGGAACCCCTTACGAAGGTGGCGTCTTCAAAATCGACATCACATTGCCCG ATGGGTACCCGTTTGAACCACCAAAGATGCAGTTTTCAACCAAAGTCTG GCACCCTAATATCAGCAGCCAGAGTGGAGCTATTTGCTTGGACATATTGAAGGATCAATGGAGTCCCGCACTCACTCTGAAGACTGCGCTTCTTTCTGTGCAAGCTCTTCTCTCTGCGCCTCAACCGGATGATCCTCAAGATGCCGTTGTGGCACAGCAG TATCTGAAAGACTATCAGACATTTGTTAACACTGCCCGCTACTGGACAGAAAGTTTTGCTAAGCCCACTTCTCTTGGGATTGAAGATAAG GTACAGAAACTCGTAGAGATGGGGTTTCCTGAAGCTCAAGTAAGGAACATTTTGGAAGCTGTCGGCGGAGATGAAAATTTGGCTCTTGAAAGGCTGCTCTAG
- the LOC130945147 gene encoding probable protein S-acyltransferase 6, which yields MHPLQLPAPAPPNSDGDGAGDTSASATAPSSSLIRTYRIWKGNNEFLCCGRFIFGPDIKSIFLTIFLIVAPVAVFCAFVARKLLDDFSHHSGYSIMIIVIIHTIFVLTALLLTSGRDPGIVPRNTRPPEPDVHDWSANVNNEQNQRLSLPRTKDVIINGISVKVKYCDTCMLYRPPRCSHCSVCDNCVERFDHHCPWVGQCIGLRNYRFYYMFVFSATLLCLYIHAFSWVYIIRIKDSEEISIWKAMIKTPASIALIVYSFISVWFVGGLTVLHTYLISTNQSTYENFRYRYDRQLVNPYNKGIAKNFKEVFCTIIPPSKNKFRAKVAIPKDPSGSSQRRGVDYQGPLMRKPPGDLELGRSWPVYNDSEEGGSDSKDELTNDKGSGLTDVSVDLSKIFQTESGERQVASILRHSLWDRSSRKWDMNPEFLDEIHEVGESKRIASDFTEEPSGNGKTECGSTMSENYKDIESKGEKS from the exons ATGCATCCACTGCAACTTCCGGCGCCGGCGCCGCCGAATTCCGACGGTGACGGTGCCGGAGACACTTCTGCTTCTGCAActgctccttcttcttctctcatCAGAACTTATCGAATCTGGAAAGGCAATAAT GAGTTTTTATGCTGCGGGAGGTTTATATTTGGACCAGATATAAAGTCTATATTTCTGACAATATTTCTTATTGTGGCCCCTGTTGCTGTATTCTGTGCTTTTGTAGCTAGAAAATTGTTGGACGATTTTTCTCATCACTCAGGATATTCAATAATGATCATAGTTATTATTCACACCATTTTT GTTTTGACCGCCCTTCTACTGACCTCAGGAAGGGATCCTGGCATAGTGCCTCGAAATACTCGTCCTCCAGAACCAGATGTTCATGATTGGAGTGCCAATGTCAACAATGAACAGAATCAAAGGCTAAGTTTGCCTCGAACAAAGgatgtgatcatcaatggtatATCCGTGAAAGTAAAATATTGTGATACCTGCATGCTCTATAGACCTCCTCGTTGTTCTCATTGTTCAGTATGCGATAACTGTGTGGAGCGATTTGATCATCACTGCCCATGGGTGGGTCAGTGTATTGGATTG CGAAATTATAGGTTCTACTACATGTTTGTCTTCTCTGCAACGCTTCTTTGCTTATACATACATGCATTTAGCTGGGTCTATATTATAAGGATCAAGGATTCTGAGGAGATATCAATCTGGAAAGCAATGATCAAAACTCCTGCTTCAATTGCGCTAATTGTCTACTCTTTCATCTCTGTCTGGTTTGTTGGCGGGCTCACTGTTTTACATACATATCTCATCAGCACAAACCAG TCTACTTATGAAAATTTCAGATACCGATATGACCGACAACTAGTCAATCCGTACAATAAAGGGATAGCCAAGAACTTCAAAGAAGTGTTCTGCACTATAATTCCTCCGTCCAAGAACAAATTCAGAGCTAAGGTTGCAATTCCGAAGGATCCATCAGGTTCATCTCAAAGAAGGGGTGTCGATTACCAGGGTCCTCTTATGAGAAAACCACCAGGCGACTTAGAATTAGGAAGGTCATGGCCGGTTTACAATGACTCAGAAGAGGGTGGAAGTGATTCTAAAGATGAACTTACCAATGACAAGGGTAGTGGATTAACCGATGTGTCTGTGGATTTGAGCAAGATCTTTCAAACAGAAAGCGGCGAGAGACAagttgcttcgattctaaggcACTCTTTGTGGGACAGAAGCAGCAGAAAGTGGGACATGAATCCAGAATTTCTGGACGAAATACATGAAGTTGGCGAATCGAAACGCATCGCGAGTGATTTTACTGAAGAGCCTAGTGGCAATGGCAAAACAGAATGTGGCTCCACAATGTCAGAGAATTACAAAGACATAGAATCAAAAGGAGAAAAGAGTTGA
- the LOC130946346 gene encoding mitochondrial import inner membrane translocase subunit TIM8-like: MDLSELNSPEMQKFYSEEQQKAVITETVAKATSECWDKCITGTPGNKFSSSEASCLSNCAQRFVETNILIWKRFQSMQ; encoded by the exons ATGGATCTTTCAGAGCTCAATTCACCTGAAATGCAGAAATTCTACTCC GAAGAACAGCAAAAGGCTGTGATTACTGAAACAGTGGCTAAGGCTACAAGCGAATGTTGGGACAAATGCATCACGGGTACACCTGGGAATAAATTCAGTTCCAGTGAAGCTTCTTGTCTTTCAAACTGCGCCCAGCGTTTCGTCGAGACGAACATACTTATCTGGAAAAGGTTTCAGAGCATGCAATGA
- the LOC130946192 gene encoding uncharacterized protein LOC130946192, giving the protein MSDRVLIKVYYFGQILLQTSEGVKFSCENPLDVVIPFIISFEELKGVICEKIDSERAKKISCMLYRYPVPVFGGFVQFQTRYVTDEASMQEMFSMYIENRAQISFIELYVEFEQSEADRNILQEDYNSDSEEDFESNYEFVAPDGDEDQADRGMCPDVTEVANALANEVPFEEPSFMQVLDLEAMHVHEFPEYMTAEIPMVADGEFAVGMEFSSREVVIKAVKEYTIRRSVDYRVYESEPLTFYAKCTQYGSGCDWLIRVSLISRKYCWVVRRYNGSHTCTTATISQDHSKLDSITIAEAIKPLVEVDPSLKVKSVIAEVQSKFNYTVSYRKAWLAKQRAVEKIFGGWEASYEALPIWFEAMCHKEPSAVVHFETMPAYQGDDLVGDIRVLHRVFWSYYPCIRAFRHCKPVVQVDGTHLYGKYKGCLLVAVSQDGNNNIVPIAFAIVEGETSDAWHFFLSNLRQHVVTRDGVGLISDRHESINAAVERSNGAWSPPRAFHMFCIRHIESNFLRKFKAPYLQKLVVNIGYSRTVREFDVRYQRLRERGEAYTNWLDRIPREQYALAFDGGYRWGHMTTNLVECINSVLKGARNLPITALVKATFYRLNELFTRKRAEAEARINAGHVFSEMVTSKLHANQIASGNIQVSCFDRQNEVFEVREMPSGQEFAVDLRGLRCDCGEFQVDRIPCRHVFACCANQRLDWRLYVHDVYKMDQVRRVYRARFRPLGNPTTWPAYNGPRFIPNPYLRRVTKGRPKMTRFLNEMDRRMLRRPRRCTLCGAEGHSRSRCRRSVGSNPSGEAP; this is encoded by the exons ATGAGTGACAGAGTTTTGATTAAAGTGTATTATTTTGGTCAAATCTTGTTACAAACGTCTGAAGGAGTAAAGTTTAGTTGCGAAAATCCATTAGATGTTGTTATTCCTTTTATCATCTCATTTGAAGAGCTCAAGGGTGTGATCTGTGAGAAGATTGATTCTGAGAGGGCAAAAAAGATATCATGTATGCTATACAGATATCCCGTACCGGTATTTGGTGGGTTCGTTCAATTTCAAACCAGATATGTCACGGACGAAGCGAGCATGCAGGAGatgttttcaatgtatattgaaAACCGCGCTCAGATCTCGTTCATCGAGTTGTATGTAGAGTTTGAACAATCCGAGGCCGACCGGAATATTCTACAGGAAGATTATAATAGTGACAGTGAAGAAGACTTCGAAAGCAACTACGAATTTGTTGCTCCCGATGGAGATGAAGATCAAGCTGACAGAGGCATGTGCCCAGATGTGACAGAAGTGGCGAATGCACTTGCAAACGAAGTGCCGTTTGAGGAGCCATCATTCATGCAAGTTTTAGACTTGGAAGCCATGCATGTTCATGAATTTCCGGAATATATGACTGCAG AGATTCCTATGGTCGCAGATGGTGAGTTCGCGGTTGGGATGGAGTTCAGTTCCAGAGAAGTTGTTATTAAGGCGGTTAAGGAGTATACCATACGACGAAGCGTAGACTACCGGGTATATGAGTCTGAGCCGTTGACATTTTACGCCAAGTGTACACAGTATGGGTCAGGATGTGACTGGCTTATCAGAGTTAGCTTGATCAGCAGGAAATACTGTTGGGTTGTACGGAGGTATAATGGTAGCCACACGTGTACCACCGCCACCATTTCACAGGATCATTCGAAACTGGACTCTATCACAATTGCAGAAGCAATAAAGCCACTGGTTGAAGTTGACCCCTCCTTAAAGGTAAAATCGGTTATAGCAGAAGTGCAATCCAAATTCAACTACACCGTCAGTTACCGGAAAGCATGGTTGGCTAAGCAGAGGGCagtagaaaaaatatttggaggtTGGGAAGCATCGTATGAAGCCTTGCCTATATGGTTTGAGGCCATGTGTCACAAGGAGCCATCAGCTGTTGTCCATTTTGAGACTATGCCTGCATATCAAGGCGATGACTTGGTGGGTGATATTCGGGTATTGCATCGTGTATTTTGGAGTTATTACCCTTGTATTAGGGCATTCAGACATTGTAAGCCAGTTGTCCAGGTGGATGGGACTCACTTGTACGGAAAGTATAAGGGTTGTCTCCTTGTGGCAGTTTCACAGGATGGCAACAACAATATAGTCCCGATTGCCTTTGCTATTGTTGAGGGAGAGACATCTGATGCATGGCATTTTTTCCTAAGTAACCTCCGTCAACATGTTGTTACTCGAGATGGAGTGGGTCTAATATCTGACAGGCACGAGTCGATCAATGCAGCTGTGGAACGTAGTAACGGAGCTTGGTCACCTCCTAGAGCGTTTCATATGTTTTGCATCAGGCACATAGAGTCTAATTTCCTGAGAAAGTTCAAGGCACCGTACCTCCAAAAATTGGTCGTTAACATCG GATATTCCAGGACGGTGCGGGAGTTCGACGTGCGTTACCAGAGGTTAAGGGAGCGTGGCGAGGCGTACACAAACTGGTTAGACCGAATTCCTCGCGAACAGTACGCATTGGCCTTTGATGGCGGGTACCGATGGGGTCACATGACGACGAATCTAGTGGAGTGCATCAACTCAGTTCTAAAGGGTGCCCGTAATCTTCCCATTACTGCTCTTGTGAAGGCAACATTCTACAGGCTAAATGAGTTGTTCACCCGTAAAAGAGCGGAGGCAGAGGCCCGGATCAATGCTGGCCATGTGTTTTCGGAGATGGTGACGTCGAAGTTGCATGCAAACCAGATAGCATCAGGAAATATACAGGTGAGTTGCTTTGATAGGCAGAATGAGGTCTTTGAGGTTCGTGAGATGCCAAGTGGACAAGAGTTTGCAGTTGATCTACGTGGCCTTCGATGTGACTGTGGTGAGTTCCAAGTGGATCGGATCCCCTGTCGACATGTGTTCGCATGTTGTGCCAACCAACGACTCGATTGGCGACTGTATGTTCATGATGTGTACAAGATGGATCAAGTGCGGCGGGTGTACCGTGCACGGTTTCGGCCACTAGGTAATCCCACTACATGGCCTGCTTACAACGGACCTCGGTTCATACCGAATCCGTACCTGCGACGGGTGACGAAAGGTCGCCCGAAGATGACGCGTTTTCTAAATGAGATGGACAGGAGGATGTTACGTCGTCCTAGGCGATGTACTCTATGTGGTGCTGAGGGACATAGTCGAAGCAGATGTCGTCGGTCAGTTGGTTCAAATCCCAGCGGAGAAGCCCCCTAG